The Halichoerus grypus chromosome 3, mHalGry1.hap1.1, whole genome shotgun sequence genome segment TCATAACATACTTGTAAGCTTCAGTGTTCCATCACTTCACTTGATGAGAAGTTACAGCATTTTGATTatgaaacaccaaaaaaaacaaaaacaaaaaaccccaagtcATTTGGTCCAACTCCCTAATTTCACAAACCAGAAAACTAAAATCCAAGGTCAATTGGGTGACTTGGTCTAGGTCACAAAACAAGCTATCTGTGATGCAGTTGTGGACTACCTGGTCCAGAACCCCAAAGCAGATCTTATAATCAGTGGACTCTTCAGGAATGCTAGTCAGTATATTCTTTGCTGTCaattttaactctttttcatCAACCACATAATATTCTTCCTCACATATGTTATCCTTTTATTGTCCATTTCAAAATTTTCCTTGTTAATatgaattaatattaattataaattaaggTTCTAAAAGGAAAGACTAAGAATAAATGCTCATTTATTATCTATATGGACATCATACCATTTGATCTTTTGAAGtagcaacaaataaaaaacaaacataaaaccctaaaactaaaagaataagaaaaacttCTTCCTAATCTCTTATAGAATTATCATCCACAATTTGCttaagcttttttgtttttaaagattttatttatttatttgacagagagagagagagagagcataagcagggggagcagcagagggggagggagaagcagactcctggctgagcaggcagcccaatgcggggcttgatcacaggaccctgggatcatgaccagagctgaaggcagacgcctaactgaccgagccacccaggtgccccacttaagctttttcatggaaaaaaaaaacaaaaacccaacaacgttgtaaccattttttaattgaattataattaacatacaatgctGTATCaagttcaggtgtacaacatattgattcaataattctatacattattcaatgctcaccatgataagtgtagtcaccatacaatgttattacaatactattaactatattctctatgctgtacttttcatctctgtgacttatttattttataactggaagtttgtattccttaattctctttttctatttcatcattccttgaaaattttattttctttaattttgtttcctattatatgattcacttatatttatttaCCCAGAGACTATTTCTAAATTTCATGTCCTCTTACTATTAACCTGgaatttggtgaaaaaaaaatctacatttaacCTAAAAAATATCACTCAAATTGCCAATACTGCTAGTTCATTATAAGTTTCTTAGGCCCATGCCAAATATCATTGcttattttaagaaagattttttacttaaacTAAGAAGACAGTACTTAATTTTGAGTGATAACATCCGTTAAATATAAACACttgatgattatttttcttttatataattgaTCAACAGTATAGTTCCGAATCTAAAGTCCTTTTAAGGTAAGTTACTGAAGCCAAATTCCTTCCTACcttgttttcatttataatggtgtaaaattttaaaattagtatccATGTACAGACCAATGCAGAATTGTACAAAATAGTTGAATAatttgaaatagaaagaaaatacaaattaatacctttttcttaaaaccttccatttttcatattcccattttaattttatatgcttgcaaattgtggtttatttttaaactattcatTTGCAGTGAGTTCATTATCTTTTATGTCATCTCCCTACAATGATTTCAGAAGAGGTTAGAAAgagattaatatatttaaagaatctGACTCTTGTGAACAATGACATAATTAAAAAGGGCTTGTTTTCATTAATATGCCATTAATAGGAAAGACATGAGGGGTGAATTTTCTTCATAACCAGGTTCACTGTGGACAGGAGGGGCCTGCCTTCCCAGCAAAGAGATCAAAATCACAAGCTCCAGCCTCCATCAATGATGACAGGATTACCTGTTACATAGGCAGACTGCAGTGATAAACACAAGGAGACAGAACAATTAACCAGGTTTAACACAGGTTGTGTTTCAATTTTCCCCTGACTGAGATAGCTAAACAATGTATTCATGGTAATAGGAATACTCACCTaacaaacattttggaaaatctgAATTAAATTTTGGATGATTTGAAACAGCAGCATGTTCTTGTGATCTGGAGTTAACTGGCCTCTGGCTAGTGTTTTAGCACAAAAGTCACATTCTAAGCAGGTAAAGTTTGGTGTCAGAATCAGAAAATTAAGTTTAGTGATATGCAGCCACTCCCTAAATTAGGATAAAGTATAGGCTAAAATagtacattttcattttgaaattcagaACTATTCTAAAGTAGCTGAGTTTTATGCCATTAATAAATTTTTGAACATCAGGTGTCTGTCATAAAGTGGTCATGTCAATTAccaaacagaattttttataTAAGATATTGTATATTTAGTTGATCGAAATACATAGGTATTTCCAGGAGCTGAAGCACCCTAAATgtgtctttaaaatttatatgaataataattattacatCTGTTAAGCTATGAAAAAATATTCTACACTAGTTTCAGATATCCAAATCTGTACGAAActaagggaatttaaaaaattacttttttttccatggaatttttcgttttccaaagaaataaagctgaaataaTCCTTGTGGTAGgggtttaaaaatcttttaacttAAGCGTGGATAGTAAATTTGTGTTCTTACTTTTACATTTATCTAAAGCCTGAGACaatggaagaggcaggaaggaaaaacaTCATAGTATgagaacagaaatttttaaacttCAATCTATGAAAACTGATCAAATACAGTAGATAAACTAGGGGGTTATCAGACACTTTACCAAGAAATGACCCCAATtcctcaaagtttttttttttttttttaaagcaagctttCTGTTACACATATAGGACTCCTCTGGGTTCCTCTAAAAGTCCAAAGGTCTTTTGATTGCACATTTCAAGGCagaacatttccaaatatttggtaaCCTAAGCTCTGGCTAAAAAGGGCAGTTTAGCTCCTCAGCAGCACCTCCAAATCAAATGAGCTCTTCTGTAGATACAGTCAGAGAGACCACAAATGCCAATAAACTTGTTCTATTGGTAATTTGTTTAGAAATTCCTGCAGCGACTAACAACTGTCGTTAACAGTCCCGAGAAGTGGTAACTTCTATCACTAAAACATTTCAACCACTGTATTTGTCACATTCACCAACCGCCTGGTGTGTACCAAGTTACTGTAAAGAAGAGCTAACGCATCAGCAACACACCTCCTCACTTCTGCCTGggtccctttcttcctctctcctcataCACTGCAGTTCCCTGGTCATGTAACATGCAAACACATAAAACAGAGAGGGATGTTCTTGTGCTCTATACCTTATAAATGTAGCTTCTGCTTTTGTAGTTGTGTGCCATTTAAGAATATATACAATAGCCATTAAGGAAGAAACTGGTTACTAAATAGTTGCAAAGTGGAAAGAGATAGAAATAGGAATTTCCATACGTGATGACAAACAagaattcatagaaaaaaaaagccagtaggATTCTCTTAAACTAAAAATACTAGATGCCAATTCTGTGTCTTCTAGAGACAATTACATCTGTTTAACTCTCTCCCCATTTCACCTGAAGCTCTCATAATTTTGGAGGTTCATTTCTTGACTTATGTTTAGTCAGGCTTTCCCCAATTATAATATTTGAAAGCTACTGTCTCATAAAATTGAGCGATTTAATTTTTTCAGTGCTCCATGTCATTTGCTACAAGCTTTAGTGACATGTAGTGTTGAATGAGGAAGAGCTGGCGGCTCAGATCACGTGGTCTGTCTTTGAGCAAATTAAATCACAACTTATCCCTATCTTGTAAATGCAACCTCTTAGCATATATATGTTGCAACTCTCTAACATGACATTTTGATAAGCAAATCGTGGCCAAATGAGGATAATGAACTCCCTGGGAAGAATAGTGCTTACTTCATCAGAAGCTAAGTACACACACAGCAGGGCTATTTCTTCTGGGGTTGCAAATCTTCCAGTCTTCTGTCTCTTCAGGAAATAGTTCCGTGCCTGAGACAAGAAACCATGCCAGGTATCAGTAATGTGAGGTGAAGTGTGAACTCCTCAGGAGGTCAAAGACGAGGAATCTATAGAGGTTCCAGTGGCGTGCTGCCTTGATTAATCATGTATGATACATGAGAATATCATTAATGTCATTAATTGTGGACCAAGTAGGACTATGGTGACTTTCAAGGTACTCAAACTATGTGTTATGTTAAACCTACACACACTGTTATCAGATCAGTTAAAgaggagggcttttttttttttttaatttttgaaactgtgataaaatacacataatgtgttatttatcatcttaaccatttttaagtgtagagttcagtagtgttaagtacattcacattattgtgcaacagatctctagaactcttttcatcttgcaaaacggATACTCTATACCCATTAACCAATAACTCCCtgttctctcctcccccagcccctggcagccacccttctctctgtctctatgaatttgtctactCTAGGTAAGGAAGAGGACACTTTTCAACCAGAAGATCtcaacacaatttaaaatagtAGATATACCTCTTCGGGATTTGGTCTGGCTTGTATTCTTTCTTGCAGAGATGGGCTATCAACCGTTCCTAAATCAAAGGGGGACATTCAGCTTGGTTAATTACTCAAACTGAAAAAGACATTGACAAACTTTAAACTTCTTTCAATATGACACAACCATCAGTGAAATCCTTCTCCATGACTTTGAATGATAATTTCACCTccattttctatgatttttaaaaatacagatcttAATTCCTTGTGACATGAGGCAAGGACTCTGGGTGAATTGCCCAGCATTCCGAGACATATTTTAGTCACAGTACATTGACATGACACTTTATGGATTTTAAGCACTTTTGCATGTATTATCTCAGTTACTCCTCAGAACAACCCTGAGATGTGCATACATTCATATAAGTACTTCACCACTACAAGAACCCAGGATGCCTTCATGATCTCCAAACCATTCTTTGCCATCAGGTTCACTCTGGGGATCCTGAGAGATGGTGCCATGCTTGTCAGGGTCCTCAGTAATTTGGATGGTTCTACATTTTCCTCATTATCTTGCCTATTTTCATTGGTTTTGAATTCCTATTTTTAACCACAGTTTCATGTTTCtcctaaaaaatataatttgaaattatttcactttaaaaaaagtaagaatgacgctaaaattttttaaaatcccacttGGTTCAAGCTCCCACAGAGCAAGTTGCCcagattttttattaatttatgtcatctgtgaattgTCTTTAGAAGACCTTTTTCTGTGGGGGGCTGACAGTTCTCTGGGCAACCACATGATACCTGTAAGGTCATAACAAATGATTTTACAGTCATACCCTCTGGTCCTGAGAGTGCCATCGGGTCGATGTTTACCAGGAAACCATTTCTCAATTTTAGCATCATTTGTCATTTCTCTGGAGAAGGTGGGAATCTTCAAAGTCAGGAAGTTCTGGCTCCTTTGTGTTTAACACCATTCTTTAGGTCACCTGTCTCCTTTCACATTTCACCGTAAGTGGGCAGCCCTTTCGACACTCAGGGTAGAAAACTGCCTTTACTAGATCACCCAGTTCATTAGGAACATTTTCTACCTTCCACATCACTATGGGCAATAGTGTTGTTAAACTTTCTGGAGCCACGTAACAAAGATTCCCTTGTACCCAGCTTCCaataatattttcttcacttCTCTCACCCATAGCCTCCTAACAGCCCAGGATCCTACCAACAGTATGCTTAAGACACCTAAgctttcacttaacaatatcctcaaaatccagttttaaaatacGACTTTGATACCTTCCTACCACTCAGACAAGTGAGCATCATCTCTTTCATATGGCTGCTATCAACGGCTATTAACTGAAACCACAGAGCAAGCCTATGCTTTCTACTTCGTTCCATTGTCCTGGCTCCACTGTGTCCGTGGCCCAGACTGACACGGCGTGCCCCCGTCTACACAAGCCTGGTGTGGAAGAGTTGCGACTAcaccaccatcagcaccatcccAGACACACTCATCCCTTGTCAGGTTTTCTCTGTGACTGGCTCTTGAGTCACAGCTAGTTCCTTGTTCCAGACAGtttgataatatattttccaATCTTCTGAAAAGTCCAGCTGCTAAAAACAACTACATTTTCCAAATCATTTTGCCATTTATTCCACTGGGTAAATGGTACCCAAAATAGCTAGAGTCAGGTGTCACCAGTGGGTATGTTAAAACCCAGTGAAACCGTCTTGCCTAtatcctcttttttcttggtgGTACCTACGTTTACCTTTCTAGTCCAAGAAAACTTAGAACACCTCAGTCATGGAAATTCTGCAGCTTGAAGGGTATTCTGTATTCCTCTTTTAAACTGATAAGTCAGCAAGGGGAGACCATGgtggaatatataaaaatctcGTGTGGAACTTTCCAAATGACACATGATTTACCCCATCAACTCTTTCCCCAGATTCTGGCATGCACTCTAGGTTTCGAAAAGTTCCATGGGTAACTGCGAAATGCTTCTTCTCTCCAACCCCCCAGTACCAGTTGTGAACCCCTGAGGGCCGCCTTGATCCTGGAAATGTGATATTTAAATCCTTTTCAGAGAAGCAGCTAGTAATTCTTCTTAGGCTCCCTTTTGGGTCAGTGGAACCCAGTGGAAGGCCATATCTACTTCTTAGACATACCCacagttattaagaaaataagttaTTCCTATGAAATAAGTTACAGAATGCTTTTGTTTGGACAGATCGAATGTCCTGTCTACTaagttctgcttttcttctttcctttctatggGAAGTCAGCATACATTTTGGTAAAAAGCCAGATAGAGAAGgataggctgggtggctcagtcgttaagcatctgccttcagctcaggtcagagcCCAGcatccggttccctgctcagcgggaagcctgcttctccctctccctctccccctgcttgtgttccctctctcgctgtccctccctctgtcaaataaataaataaactcttaaaaaaaaaaaaaaagccagatagAGAATATTTTTCACTTTGAGAACCATTTATTTGGTCAATTACAACTGCTTAACTCTGCTTTGTAGCAGGAGTGCGGTCATAGCCAATATGTATGCAAACTGGGTGAGGATGTGTTAGAATACAACTGTCTTTACTACAcaggtggtgggccagatttCTCCTGCAGGCCACAGTCTGCTGGCCCTCTTTTGATAGCATCAAGGAGGGTGTTAACCCCTCCTTTTTATTTATGGGTCACCCCAGGTGATTGACAAGACTCAGTAGCTCCCTATGTTCTGGGAAGCTGCTCTTACTTTCTTCCTGTGGTCCTATGAGCATGGTCTACTTTCCATCTTTCCCCTGACAGGGGCATCTCTGGTCTGCTTCCTAAACACCAAGCTCTGGCCAGTTGTGTGTCTTGGCCACGAGATTTGGAATTGTTCCACACACATGAATACCATTTAAACCCTTTGCATCTGTGGTTCCTTCCTAATGACTAAGAATCTCGTTCCCATCCTACTGTTGgactgttatcttttttttttttaagatttttatttgagagagagtgagagagagagagagagaacaagcatgagagggggaggggcagagggagcccgacctggggttcgatcccagaactccaggatcatgacctgagctgaaggcagttgcttaaccaactgagccacccaggcgcccctgttggacTGTTACCTTAGTAAGCCTAGACCCTTGTTCATTTGAGCTTTTCCCCAATGACAGGATCCAATATAACGTGGTAAACAAGCTTCTGTGGATGGGTTGCGCAGTGGCAGCCCTGTGGTGCCCGCCTCACCTGGACACACGCAGTTGCACCTGATCCCCTGCTGGATGAAGTCTGTGGCCACGGACTTCGTGAGGCCAATCACAGCCGCCTTGGTGGCGCTGTACACACATCTGTTCATAACTCCTGAGGTGAAAGGAAGACTCAACAATCGAAGGAACAAAACAACAGTCTCCTTGAGGAAGGGAACACAACTGACTGTCCCCAGGGACCACTGTCCTGTTTCCTGCCATCccaccctttttaaaatttggtgtCAGGTTTTCTCCCTGAAGAGGGCCGGTTTCTGACTGTGGGAAAATAATATCGTTCCTGGCACAACTCAGTCAAGACTGAGGCGTTGAGAACCTGCACTTAGGTGATGGCAGCGGTCTTAGGTTTTCATCATCGGTGGGCAGAACCCTTGGGCGGATTCCAAAAGAGAATCAGGGGAAAGAACAACAGAACAAACACCAGACCAAAAAATGAAGAGGCCTGTGCCCTCTCTTTGCCTTCCTGTCTTGGACAGGCTCATGGGTGTTCTTGAGTTGAGAAGGGACGCCACCTCCGCGGTAACTCTTTCATTTGAAGTGTGCAAGTCCGTCTGCCGGACTGTGATGTCATTTCCATTTGGCACTGCAGTCCCGGCTCTTGGACTTGCCTTGTGTTTAGGGCCCGGATCAGCCGACCTGGGGAAGCACTCCCCCATATCAGTGGTGCCAGCGCTTTGCACAAACCCGGGTGGTAATACTGTCACACTGCAGAAGATGTGCACTTGCCTGACCCTCCCCCTTGCGGACCGTGAGGGGCACATAGTGTTCGATACATCTTTCTTGGCtaattaaatggataaatatttccTTCTTCCGGCTTGATTTTCATGTTCACATCCATTAGAAGGAATACAAGGAAGGGCAaatgaaacaaatttattttttacgaCTGGTTTACAACGAAGGCAAAAAAGACTGACAGTAAGGAACTTaataccaattttttaaaaagtggttttgaAATTATGTGTGGGCTTTATAATCTCTGCTATGCTCATTGCAAAAACCCACAGCTCGTGAAGGTACGGGGTCCGTGCATCGCGATTACCAGAGGAAAACAGACCTACCTTTGACGCTGGATGCCACGGACGACATGTTGATAATGTTGCCAGATTTCTGTGCAAGCAtctgccaaaacaaaacaaataccaaaaaaaaaaaaaaaaagccactctgTAAGATAAGAATACGACTTCTTTAGAAGATTTGCATTTACTTATGGTTTGCAGAAGCATCTTATTAGCTATTAACATGAAGCGCTGTTAGGCAGTCTTAACAGTCTCACCCAGTCATTACGCACTCACTGGCAGGAACATTTCCCAGGGGGATTACCGCCTTCCTTTGGCACAAAACCATCAGCAAGGCCAAGAAGGAACTCTGAGCtaaatgaaaagttaatgaacattaATTGTTACTTTGTATTCCTGCTGTTGGAATACTCTTACTTTGTTTGACACGTTTGTTGAAGACGTACTATGATCAGATACAGTGGTAGGTCCAGGAGTTTGGAAGATAAATGACACACTCCCTGCCTATAGAGAGCTGCCAGCCGACTGGAGGGGTTGACATAACCAGCATCTGGCAACAGACAGCAGAGACCTCCAGAGAGGGGAATCGGGGTGGCGGGAAGGGACCAGTCCAGGTTGCAGGACACTCAGAGGAGGGTTCCTAAGGAGGAAAGAGGTGGGCTGATTTTTGAAAACCAAAGTATtagccagaaaaataaaagagaaaggtgTTTTAAGAAGCAAGAACCACACGTATCGAGGCTGTATCATGGAACTGGAAGGAAGGGATGGGTCTGGTTGGAATGCTAGGCGTGGGAGGAATGAGGCTGCAGAGGCCAACGGGAGCTAAGTTTAGGAATTTGGGCATTACCCTGAGGGCAGTGTGGTGGTGACAATGAGGGGTTTAATGCAGAGCAGCGGCATGTTTACATCTGGGGAATACTAAGATTACTTCGGCACCCTGTTGAGGAGACCCACTGGAAGCTGATAGAGTGATTTCGGAAAGGACTGATGAAAGCAGAGATGCAGAAATGTCTGTGGGCAACAGGGGTGGAGATGGTTTAGGTAGTAAGTGCAGGACGTGGTAAATGGTTATACGCAGTGAGGCCTGCCTCCCTCATCGAAGAAGTGTTTCCTAAGAACACTTCCCTCAGAATTCCCCCAAAGTGTGAAGGTCTGAAGACGAGGGTCTGTGGCTGTTTTGTCCTCCTACATGGTACACAGTAGGTGGACCATACACTGTGATGAATCAAAATCTCTTGAGGTGctagttcttttttaattaattaattactttatttagagagagcttgagtgggggtaggggcagagggagaaggagagagagaatcttaagcggactccctgctgagcgcagagccctacatggggcttgatctcacaaccctgagatcatgacccgagctgaaatcaagagtcagacgcttaactgactgcgtcATGCAGGCACCCCGAGATGCTAGTTTAAAGTGCAGGTTgctgggccctgccccagacctaaAGGAATGatataatgaataaaaaagcTACTaggaattaaaaatgttttcagatgaACGTATACTTAAGTAtaacatgtatgtgtgttttccaGGGCATGTAGGTAGGTCCGGGGGCATGGAGACCCATGAATGCTTGGGTCTCCATGCCCCCGGACCTACCTACATGCCCTGGAATGGGGAAGGAGCAACACCTGAAGAGCACTCCTGCCCGATGGGCACTACCTTCTCATTGAAATCAGGCTCGGAGGATGACCATAAACAAGGCGGGGCTGGTGGACACGGAGAGTGGTCAAGAGTTACAACAAGCGCTGAGAGGAAATGGAAGACCACCACCagagaacagaggaaggaaaagcaggaCATGCTGTGCCATGAAAGTCAGGTAAAAAGTTTCTAAGAAGAAAGCGTCTCAACAGTCAGTGTAGAGGGAGAAGTCGCTTCTGCTTCGGTGAGTTGCTCTAGCCGCTTTCAGACAGAGAGGTGCAGGAATGGAGGTGAGTGACTGGTCCAGGGAAGAGGCTGCCAAGATGATAGGTCTCCCTATAGtattcccttcctttctgttttgaTATTTAGTTACTATTTGCACCCAAGAGCAGAGAGTCTAAAACAACCTAAGGCATTGTGTTGGATGGATTAAAGAGTGCAAGGGGAGGCTGAGGCGACCCTACCAAGTCAAGGACAGCAGCAGGGGTGAAAGTATTGAACCCAACTTGTTTGTGCGATAAACAGGATCATATGAAATGGGGTCCTCAGAAAAAGAGACCAGGAAAATTAGTCAAGGCTTGAAAACAAAGCCTTAACATTATTCTTTCTTATCCAACTTTGCAAATAAcccatttttacttatttttaatttttttccagttttattgagctatcATTCTCATATGTAACCTGTTTTTAATACCTATAGAATACATATACCCCAACTGAATATATAAAGATGAGCTATGAAGTAAGTTCAGTCTCTCATCTTCAGAAATGCAGCAATTCCTCAGGCAAAACTTTAGAATATAGTCACTAGGAGACGCTAGTGCTGCCCCTAACACTTGTTCCATCCATTCGACCAGGTCTGTCTGCTGGTTCTAGAGCCCTGTCCTTGCCTCCTTCCATGAGGTCTTCTCCACACCAGCTCAGTGCCTGCTGGTAGAGTGTGCGTGCTCCTCCTGACTCCCCATGCGACAGCCCTCTCTGGCAAATATGACTTGGCAACTATAAAGTGAAGTGCCTAGTACGTGGTGATCCTCCATACGACTGACCTCCCAGAAGCTCAGGGAGGGGCTAAGAAAGAACTCTGAAAAACTCCCTCTAGCTGTAGATCTAGTTAGTCCTACCCTAACCCAGCTCTTCTGTCCCCACTGAGCTCAGCTGGCAGACCTTGGTTTCTTGGGTCTTTGGTGATTCCATGTCTGACCTCTACCTGGACTGACAAcctagattcattcattcattcaacaaatacttgccAAAGCACCTCTATGTGCTAGAGAATCTTTTAAGATACAGCAAAGGGGAGAAACCTCCACATAGCCGAGACTTCCCTGACTTCGGATTTTGCACTGACCTCTTCTTACAGTATTTTCAACTTGTTCTTTGCCTTTTGACTTAAATTCCAGTCTTGGAATGGTTTTCAGTATGTCTACCCATGAACAAAAATTTCCAAAAGTGTTTCTATGTTCTGACCACCTGACTTTTCAGGTCTGCCTGGACTCTAAATCCTGGCTTCCCCTGGAAAGTTCTAACCTGGAAATGTGCATCACAGTTAATGAACCCAGAGGATCCCAGACAGGGATCATGTAATTTTTTCACCCTCGTTTTAAATAGAATAGAACACAAGTGCCATCTCCCACGGTGCACGGTGAAGGAGGGGCAGAGTTCAGGCTGTGAAGCCAGAGTCCGAAATCTGGGGTCAGGTTGGTTACTGTCACTTTCAGAAGTGGCATCGACTCCTTCTGATTGCCCATCCCAATCATTAATATCTCTTGGGATGTTTTACAAATGGGTGTTACTGGCTCATATGGATTATTGTTAAGATGCTTTAAATCATAGGTAAACTCACTAATTTGCAAGTTAGTGTTTGATATTTCAAAAGTTAACGCTTATTGACAAGTTTAAATTTCAGCTCCACTGGACTATATCCCACCCTTGCTGCCTTCACTCACATTTGTAAAGCGTTCCAGACATGAAGTAGGCTGGTTATGCACACGTGACAGCTTACCCCCTGCGACCTAAGCTTTCTCCTCTTACCAgagcctctgcttctctcccataTTCTAGGatcagtcttcaaaaaaaaaaaaataatccaagttCCAAATAACATAGATTCTCATGAACCCCAAATAAGCAGAAAAAATgagatttatattaaaaaaatttgctAGTGCAACATCCCATGGACCCACTGAGAGATCCTTTCTAGGTGCTAAACAAGCAGATTAAAACAAATTCCTTTGTTTCCAAGTCAGGTTTtcctaattttccttttgatgttCGTCTTGACATTAGGTTGAATGTTTAGAGCAAAGCATCGGCCCTGCGTTGCCATTAGAAAGCTCTTCTCTGTGCTGGGTTGGCAGCATTCAGTATGTCCGTCATCTAATCTGGCTGGGATGGAAGAGAAGAATGCTCCTCTGCATTTCACTAGGGTTCAGTTGACAACCTTGGACTGAGCTAGTTCTGTGGTACTCAGTCAACCCCTTTCATTGTCTGAGCTTGTGCTGTCTGCTTACTCTTGGCTTGTCAGTTCATTTGAACTCAAAGTTTTTCATATTtacactcccctctccccagaaCACCTAGTGTGCGCTTTATGTCAAAAGGCATTTAATGcttgtttgtaaaataaaatgaagaacatTGATGAGCTGTGTGAAGGCTGTGGAATTCAAGGGTAGCCGACTCAGGAGGCATGCTCTCTCTTTAGCATACACTGGCTCTCACCTCTCTGGTACCTCTGTGGCTCAGCTAAAAACAAGGAGAGTATCAGGGAACAGAAAAGCAATGGGGGTATGTCCATCCTGAGAGCATGTGCCTAGATACTGAAATTCAAGAAGGGGCCCACCTTCCAGGGTTCAGATTCTACTCTACCCACTTGatagttatgtgaccttgggcaagttatctcACCTCCCAGTTTTATCCTCTGTACAGTGGATGTGATAAAGTAGTACCT includes the following:
- the BDH2 gene encoding dehydrogenase/reductase SDR family member 6 isoform X1: MGRLDGKVIVLTAAAQGIGRAAAIAFAREGAKVIATDINESKLQELEEYPGIQIRTLDVTKKKQIDQFANEIERLDVLFNVAGFVHHGTILDCEEKDWDFSMNLNVRSMYLMIKAFLPKMLAQKSGNIINMSSVASSVKGVMNRCVYSATKAAVIGLTKSVATDFIQQGIRCNCVCPGTVDSPSLQERIQARPNPEEARNYFLKRQKTGRFATPEEIALLCVYLASDESAYVTGNPVIIDGGWSL